From a region of the Osmia lignaria lignaria isolate PbOS001 chromosome 10, iyOsmLign1, whole genome shotgun sequence genome:
- the LOC117610585 gene encoding uncharacterized protein LOC117610585 — protein sequence MTLDAVQVSVLMQFQAEREDFSELDASSMSGKIEYLEKYSIAPSPSRDYYGLRVLGDQVILYLWRISHGPHKLPIVRTTSLDNFTQDKSLQDEIRRIFGKYLLRHIRQIASGRRNTLLALPKCLIKRLIRYLAVQDIVKLSSLSHVAKEIFDDNFVWETLYKKYKPLTKRQNERLDFISYDWKRLFQQAQMQGLIKVPRARPVTKQAKPNQKLEDFTKTSNFASRTISKPIPFENQSSKKPVKNVQKKIIQNPIPRKSSDIRLDESIMDKEREKFEISEKKASTIRSLQMSAQKNTKTLKQKSTITRIESKHEMKDSLRDKPSETKLNKTQNKARKIDAKASNISLKTLEEREGNSVKSKSNNSRTTKNERAVSRTIQEDQSKTRTKGKGKKIGQSKSTIFNTATALLDDPGLRSTVKNDCLDLADLIEASLKNMRSPRSILDCNFDKSKFCAGDSAEKITEHSRGLLKNGRANVTLDRLSEKSEPLTAKSVDSVKNDASARSVASKYKTKNKNEFNGTMEFDAYFERYYNKHVVPHNTRESEENKRSILRKTVDKMSVLRSLGTKNSYPKKIGVDSVPQANRYELKKAVGNFFK from the exons ATGACGTTGGACGCGGTTCAAGTGTCTGTTTTGATGCAGTTTCAGGCGGAACGTGAAGATTTTTCGGAGTTGGATGCGTCGAGTATGAGTGGTAAGATCGAGTATCTGGAAAAGTATTCGATAGCACCTTCGCCCAGCAGAGATTATTATGGGCTGAGAGTACTCGGTGACCAG GTGATACTTTATCTCTGGAGAATCTCCCACGGTCCCCATAAGCTGCCAATCGTACGAACCACCAGTTTGGACAATTTCACACAGGACAAATCGTTACAGGACGAAATTCGACGTATTTTTG GTAAATATTTGTTGAGACACATAAGACAGATCGCTTCGGGTCGAAGAAATACGTTACTAGCATTGCCAAAGTGCTTAATTAAAAGATTGATTAGATACCTGGCGGTGCAGGACATCGTGAAATTGTCATCATTATCACACGTCGCTAAAGag ATCTTCGATGATAATTTCGTGTGGGAAACCTTGTACAAGAAATACAAGCCTCTGACGAAAAGACAGAACGAAAGATTGGATTTCATTTCGTACGACTGGAAGCGATTGTTTCAGCAGGCACAGATGCAGGGATTAATAAAG GTACCTCGAGCTCGTCCTGTGACGAAGCAAGCAAAACCCAATCAAAAACTAGAAGACTTTACAAAAACTTCTAATTTCGCTTCAAGAACCATATCAAAACCCATTCCATTCGAAAATCAATCGTCCAAGAAACCAGTAAAGAATGTTCAAAAAAAGATCATTCAGAATCCAATTCCTAGAAAATCGTCCGATATTCGTCTCGACGAATCCATAATggataaagaaagagagaagtttGAAATCTCAGAAAAGAAAGCTTCCACTATTCGATCTCTTCAAATGTCAGCGCAAAAGAACACGAAGACACTGAAACAAAAGTCAACTATTACAAGGATCGAATCTAAGCACGAAATGAAGGATTCTCTCCGAGATAAACCGAGCGAaacgaaattaaataaaacacaaaACAAAGCTCGGAAAATTGACGCAAAGGCCAGTAATATCAGCCTGAAGACGTTGGAAGAAAGAGAAGGGAATTCGGTAAAATCGAAAAGCAACAATTCAAGGACTACTAAAAATGAAAGAGCTGTGTCTAGAACGATTCAAGAGGATCAAAGTAAAACTAGAACGAAGGGCAAGGGAAAGAAGATTGGTCAAAGTAAATCCACCATTTTCAACACAGCCACGGCTCTTCTGGATGATCCAGGACTACGATCGACCGTGAAAAACGATTGCTTGGATTTAGCTGATTTAATAGAGGCTAGTCTGAAGAATATGCGCAGTCCACGGAGTATATTAGATTGCAATTTTGACAAATCGAAATTCTGTGCCGGAGATTCAGCTGAAAAAATAACCGAACATTCTAGGGGATTATTGAAAAATGGTCGAGCAAATGTGACTCTAGATCGTTTATCCGAAAAATCTGAACCTCTCACCGCTAAATCGGTGGATTCTGTTAAAAATGATGCATCAGCCAGATCTGTCGCGTCGAAATATAAAacgaagaataaaaatgaattcaatGGTACGATGGAATTCGATGCTTATTTTGAAAGATATTATAATAAACACGTCGTGCCACATAATACACGAGAGAGTGAAGAGAATAAACGCTCTATTCTGCGGAAAACTGTGGATAAAATGAGCGTGTTACGTTCTTTGGGTACGAAGAATTCGTACCCTAAGAAGATTGGAGTTGACTCGGTTCCTCAGGCGAATAGATATGAATTGAAAAAGGCAGTAGGCaatttttttaagtaa